Proteins co-encoded in one Pararge aegeria chromosome 19, ilParAegt1.1, whole genome shotgun sequence genomic window:
- the LOC120631895 gene encoding insecticyanin-A-like, with amino-acid sequence MSDLRFSLPFSSKVESVTQNVSCPNVRPRELDLFELDGKWYLAAVATDLNIQGDCAMVVFSHKNTNTTDVSISWIVNNTASYFNGSVALTSDSTGADFLMVTYTDKKTETYSVLDVDYEHYAVIFACYDDPDGNSSSYELWKLTRSPHLKKTDAIKLDQAVGNYSLQSTPFMYFNNTESSCKINAGNHLNPATLVMTSAAAITLFRRLY; translated from the exons ATGTCAGACTTACGATTCAGTCTACCGTTTTCTAGTAAG GTTGAGAGTGTTACCCAGAACGTAAGCTGCCCCAATGTAAGACCCAGAGAGCTGGACTTATTTGAG CTTGATGGCAAATGGTATCTCGCTGCCGTGGCCACCGATCTCAACATACAAGGTGACTGCGCAATGGTGGTCTTCAGCCATAAGAATACCAACACAACGGATGTCTCAATAAGTTGGATTGTCAACAACACGGCCAGCTACTTCAATGGTTCCGTTGCCCTTACTAGTGATAGTACTGGAGCGGATTTCTTAATGGTCACTTATACtg ATAAAAAGACGGAAACCTATTCAGTGCTAGATGTGGACTACGAGCACTATGCTGTAATTTTTGCATGCTACGATGATCCTGATGGAAACAGTAGtagtt ATGAATTATGGAAATTAACTCGATCCCCTCATTTGAAGAAGACAGATGCGATAAAATTAGATCAAGCCGTCGGAAACTACAGCTTGCAGTCTACTCCGTTTATGTATTTCAATAATACCGAAAGCTCATGCAAGATTAATGCTGGAAATCATTTGAACCCTGCAACGTTAGTTATGACCTCAGCTGCCGCTATAACTTTGTTTAGGCGGCTTTACTGA
- the LOC120631892 gene encoding insecticyanin-A-like codes for MHTIRCCLFYCSHEHAAMLKIVSFIICFNYVFAYFTLPGSCPEEVTLKEDFRLPDFYGKWYQSYHYSSDGQQQNNCSSLELLTRPSGIYLNQSRVDRGLFHRFSIGKLDINPRLEDAARLDLIFAFKNAPRRLKTRRYPFHVLATNYNYFATVYTCQYSPLIDKHFLYVWILSRNPILNDVSKELAIKPLQQIGIDSSKLVKDDRSKCVPKYFEDIPTEPMTFRFPVPI; via the exons ATGCACACAATTCGATGCTGCTTGTTTTACTGTAGCCACGAACACGCAGCAATGTTGAAAAtagtttcttttattatttgttttaattatgtgTTCGCTTATTTCACGCTACCTGGAAGCTGCCCGGAAGAGGTGACGTTAAAAGAAGATTTTAGATTGCCAGAT TTCTACGGAAAATGGTACCAGTCCTACCACTACTCTAGCGATGGTCAGCAACAAAATAATTGCTCAAGCCTAGAATTATTGACTAGACCTTCAGGGATTTATCTCAACCAGTCTAGAGTTGACCGCGGTCTGTTCCACCGGTTTAGTATTGGAAAGCTTGATATCAATCCGAGATTGGAAGATGCTGCACGTTTAGatcttatttttgcatttaaaaatgcTCCCAGGCGAT TAAAGACAAGAAGATACCCATTCCACGTGCTTGCAACTAACTACAATTATTTTGCTACTGTCTACACTTGCCAGTATAGTCCACTTATCGACAAACATTTTC TTTACGTCTGGATCCTTTCACGGAATCCAATCCTGAACGATGTTTCAAAGGAGTTGGCGATTAAACCCTTGCAGCAAATCGGTATTGACTCCTCTAAGCTGGTTAAAGACGATCGAAGCAAATGCGTTCCGAAATACTTCGAAGATATACCAACAGAACCCATGACTTTTAGATTCCCAGTGCCAATTTAA
- the LOC120631894 gene encoding apolipoprotein D-like, which produces MNGSTICKHYIGFLIVLNSYVICCGQVILFGDCTDVRTMEYFEIERFLGKWYTVQRVPSWYEEYGQCAYKLIQQCGRSIEFQHRSIRNGVEYVLHINSTYAPGDEAVFDIQRNNIDPFGIPLSIIKTDYTNYAIVYGCKNNQLLQMKYVLAWVLARNTTLPPEILDNAYKELNLLPAISLAYMETVEHSQELCSYHWTAHVQAIYYNGSDIDP; this is translated from the exons atgaacGGTTCTACGATATGTAAACATTATATTGGTTTTTTAATAGTTCTAAATTCGTATGTAATATGTTGTGGGCAAGTGATTTTATTTGGAGACTGTACCGATGTGAGAACTATGGAATACTTTGAAATTGAAAGA TTCCTAGGCAAATGGTACACAGTCCAACGCGTTCCATCATGGTACGAAGAGTACGGACAATGCGCGTATAAGTTAATCCAACAGTGCGGAAGGTCGATCGAGTTCCAGCACAGATCCATTAGAAATGGCGTTGAATACGTCTTGCATATTAACAGCACTTACGCTCCAGGAGACGAGGCTGTGTTTGatatacaaagaaataatatag ATCCATTCGGTATTCCCTTGTCAATTATAAAGACGGATTACACAAACTACGCTATCGTATATGGATGCAAAAACAATCAGTTATTACAAATGAAATATG TTTTAGCGTGGGTACTAGCAAGAAATACGACATTACCTCCTGAAATACTAGATAATGCGTACAAGGAATTGAATTTATTACCCGCAATAAGTCTTGCATATATGGAGACTGTGGAACATTCGCAGGAACTCTGTAGTTACCACTGGACGGCGCACGTTCAAGCAATTTACTACAACGGCAGTGATATAGATCCATAA